In Populus alba chromosome 1, ASM523922v2, whole genome shotgun sequence, a single window of DNA contains:
- the LOC118059520 gene encoding protein MOR1 isoform X2 has translation MSEEEKLLKEAKKLAWEDRLLHKNWKVRNEANIDLASLCDSISDPKDSRLREFAPLFRKTVADSNAPVQEKALDALIAFLRAADADAGRYAKEVCDAIVAKCLTGRPKTVEKAQAAFMLWVELEAVDVFLDAMEKAIKNKVAKAVVPAIDVMFQALSDFGAKVVPPKRILKMLPELFDHQDQNVRASSKGLTLELCRWIGKDPVKSILFEKMRDTMKKELEAELVNVTGTAKPSRKIRSEQDQEPEPEGVSEVVGSGPSEEVAAEAPQEIDEYDLVDPVDILGPLEKAGFWDGVKATKWSERKEAVAELTKLASTKRIAPGDFSEVCRTLKKLITDVNIAVAVEAIQAIGNLARGLRTHFSGSSRFLLPVLLEKLKEKKPTLTEALAQTLQAMHKAGCLNLADIIEDVKTAVKNKVPLVRSLTLNWVTFCIETSNKAVILKVHKDYVPICMECLNDGTPDVRDSAFSVLAAVAKSVGMRPLERSLEKLDDVRRKKLSEMIAVSGDGVPAVASSGPVQAVRGSMSLVEKLC, from the exons atgtcgGAAGAAGAGAAGTTGTTAAAGGAAGCGAAGAAATTGGCATGGGAAGATCGGTTGTTACACAAGAACTGGAAAGTTAGAAACGAAGCCAATATCGATTTGGCTTCTCTTTGTGATTCCATTTCCGATCCTAAAGACTCCAGACTTCGTGAATTCG CTCCGTTGTTTAGGAAAACGGTTGCGGATTCGAATGCGCCTGTACAGGAGAAAGCGCTCGATGCTTTGATTGCGTTTTTACGTGCTGCTGACGCGGATGCTGGAAG GTATGCGAAAGAAGTGTGTGATGCGATTGTGGCTAAGTGTCTTACTGGTAGGCCAAAGACTGTAGAGAAAGCGCAGGCAGCGTTTATGCTGTGGGTGGAGTTGGAAGCTGTGGATGTTTTTTTG GATGCAATGGAGAAAGCAATTAAGAACAAAGTTGCCAAAGCTGTGGTGCCCGCTATAGACGTTATGTTTCAAGCCTTAAG TGATTTTGGAGCCAAAGTTGTCCCCCCAAAGaggattttaaagatgcttcCAGAATTGTTTGACCATCAGGATCAAAATGTCCGTGCATCATCTAAAGGACTAACTCTTGAGCTTTGTCGGTGGATTGGAAAAGATCCTGTGAAATCAATTCTCTTTGAGAAGATGCGAGATACCATG aaaaaagagttggAGGCTGAGCTTGTTAATGTTACAGGGACAGCTAAGCCATCCCGCAAGATTAG ATCTGAGCAAGACCAGGAGCCAGAGCCAGAAGGGGTATCAGAAGTTGTGGGTTCTGGTCCATCTGAAGAAGTTGCTGCTGAGG CTCCTCAAGAAATAGATGAGTATGACCTTGTAGACCCGGTTGATATTTTGGGTCCTTTGGAGAAGGCTGGATTTTGGGATGGAGTG AAAGCCACCAAATGGTCAGAAAGAAAGGAGGCTGTTGCAGAGCTGACGAAGCTTGCATCCACAAAGAGGATAGCACCTGGTGATTTCTCTGAAGTTTGTCGGACTTTGAagaag CTTATTACAGATGTGAACATCGCTGTTGCAGTTGAAGCCATACAAGCTATTGGCAACCTTGCACGTGGTCTAAGAACCCATTTTTCTGGGAGCTCTCGGTTCTTATTACCTGTATTGCTT gaaaaattgaaagagaaaaaacctACACTCACCGAGGCACTTGCTCAAACTCTGCAAGCGATGCATAAGGCTGGATGCTTAAATCTTGCTGATATCATTGAAG ATGTCAAAACAGCAGTGAAAAATAAAGTTCCTCTAGTGCGCTCATTAACTTTAAACTGGGTGACATTTTGTATTGAAACAAGTAACAAGGCTGTTATTCTGAAGGTGCACAAGGATTATGTCCCTATCTGTATGGAG TGCCTCAATGATGGGACTCCTGATGTGAGGGATTCTGCCTTTTCAGTGTTAGCAGCAGTAGCTAAG TCGGTTGGCATGAGGCCTTTGGAGCGATCACTGGAGAAACTTGATGATGTGAGAAGAAAGAAGCTGTCTGAAATGATAGCAGTTTCAGGAGATGGTGTGCCTGCTGTGGCATCCTCAG GTCCAGTCCAAGCTGTTCGTGGAAGCATGTCATTGGTAGAG AAACTTTGTTGA
- the LOC118059520 gene encoding protein MOR1 isoform X1, with product MSEEEKLLKEAKKLAWEDRLLHKNWKVRNEANIDLASLCDSISDPKDSRLREFAPLFRKTVADSNAPVQEKALDALIAFLRAADADAGRYAKEVCDAIVAKCLTGRPKTVEKAQAAFMLWVELEAVDVFLDAMEKAIKNKVAKAVVPAIDVMFQALSDFGAKVVPPKRILKMLPELFDHQDQNVRASSKGLTLELCRWIGKDPVKSILFEKMRDTMKKELEAELVNVTGTAKPSRKIRSEQDQEPEPEGVSEVVGSGPSEEVAAEAPQEIDEYDLVDPVDILGPLEKAGFWDGVKATKWSERKEAVAELTKLASTKRIAPGDFSEVCRTLKKLITDVNIAVAVEAIQAIGNLARGLRTHFSGSSRFLLPVLLEKLKEKKPTLTEALAQTLQAMHKAGCLNLADIIEDVKTAVKNKVPLVRSLTLNWVTFCIETSNKAVILKVHKDYVPICMECLNDGTPDVRDSAFSVLAAVAKSVGMRPLERSLEKLDDVRRKKLSEMIAVSGDGVPAVASSGPVQAVRGSMSLVEVGCDFYFLKLYDS from the exons atgtcgGAAGAAGAGAAGTTGTTAAAGGAAGCGAAGAAATTGGCATGGGAAGATCGGTTGTTACACAAGAACTGGAAAGTTAGAAACGAAGCCAATATCGATTTGGCTTCTCTTTGTGATTCCATTTCCGATCCTAAAGACTCCAGACTTCGTGAATTCG CTCCGTTGTTTAGGAAAACGGTTGCGGATTCGAATGCGCCTGTACAGGAGAAAGCGCTCGATGCTTTGATTGCGTTTTTACGTGCTGCTGACGCGGATGCTGGAAG GTATGCGAAAGAAGTGTGTGATGCGATTGTGGCTAAGTGTCTTACTGGTAGGCCAAAGACTGTAGAGAAAGCGCAGGCAGCGTTTATGCTGTGGGTGGAGTTGGAAGCTGTGGATGTTTTTTTG GATGCAATGGAGAAAGCAATTAAGAACAAAGTTGCCAAAGCTGTGGTGCCCGCTATAGACGTTATGTTTCAAGCCTTAAG TGATTTTGGAGCCAAAGTTGTCCCCCCAAAGaggattttaaagatgcttcCAGAATTGTTTGACCATCAGGATCAAAATGTCCGTGCATCATCTAAAGGACTAACTCTTGAGCTTTGTCGGTGGATTGGAAAAGATCCTGTGAAATCAATTCTCTTTGAGAAGATGCGAGATACCATG aaaaaagagttggAGGCTGAGCTTGTTAATGTTACAGGGACAGCTAAGCCATCCCGCAAGATTAG ATCTGAGCAAGACCAGGAGCCAGAGCCAGAAGGGGTATCAGAAGTTGTGGGTTCTGGTCCATCTGAAGAAGTTGCTGCTGAGG CTCCTCAAGAAATAGATGAGTATGACCTTGTAGACCCGGTTGATATTTTGGGTCCTTTGGAGAAGGCTGGATTTTGGGATGGAGTG AAAGCCACCAAATGGTCAGAAAGAAAGGAGGCTGTTGCAGAGCTGACGAAGCTTGCATCCACAAAGAGGATAGCACCTGGTGATTTCTCTGAAGTTTGTCGGACTTTGAagaag CTTATTACAGATGTGAACATCGCTGTTGCAGTTGAAGCCATACAAGCTATTGGCAACCTTGCACGTGGTCTAAGAACCCATTTTTCTGGGAGCTCTCGGTTCTTATTACCTGTATTGCTT gaaaaattgaaagagaaaaaacctACACTCACCGAGGCACTTGCTCAAACTCTGCAAGCGATGCATAAGGCTGGATGCTTAAATCTTGCTGATATCATTGAAG ATGTCAAAACAGCAGTGAAAAATAAAGTTCCTCTAGTGCGCTCATTAACTTTAAACTGGGTGACATTTTGTATTGAAACAAGTAACAAGGCTGTTATTCTGAAGGTGCACAAGGATTATGTCCCTATCTGTATGGAG TGCCTCAATGATGGGACTCCTGATGTGAGGGATTCTGCCTTTTCAGTGTTAGCAGCAGTAGCTAAG TCGGTTGGCATGAGGCCTTTGGAGCGATCACTGGAGAAACTTGATGATGTGAGAAGAAAGAAGCTGTCTGAAATGATAGCAGTTTCAGGAGATGGTGTGCCTGCTGTGGCATCCTCAG GTCCAGTCCAAGCTGTTCGTGGAAGCATGTCATTGGTAGAGGTGGGctgtgacttttattttttgaaactttatgattcttga